One Chitinivibrionales bacterium genomic region harbors:
- a CDS encoding cellulase N-terminal Ig-like domain-containing protein: MQNRVPSAFASVISSTLLLFLFTVQPVNATKLAEVRVVDKDYLEVYFKDGDVFFVDNGKGPSAFLNLAHDTTNEILTYYGTGLNTATAVTTASWKLASADDAAYGTAGLAPVNCFRKSKLNGMYEGSWSGSDFVYSHTMEHHIYLKLPSSLVQGKTYTLQIAAGTNTDSTSATFTYDIYSSRSEAVHVNLSGYSAAPNVKAADLYAWLGDGGARDYSGFVGNKVYIVNTSTGTPQQTGTVSLWKTSAAEAQGYNMTGSNVWKVDFTGFTTPGTYRLAVDGVGCSQDFTIADTIYHDPFMVAVRGYFYMRIGQDSAGIRPIPRRPLYIPGKDPANTVVYITTMQPTDPAWTTFTGGDVWDNPDAWAPYKNGKTNANAYGGHADAADWDRNMNHISNIYDMLFPYILTGGALSDDNLGIAESRNGIPDIIDEARNEVDFWLRLRDGQAYSYGLTNPDGNNVLYQAGTNAIAAWAAAAGSAMLAEAFRIAGNTALSNAYRDSAVNAYNFAGTLADQMLDFKQNVGESTVRGRDLKMTAAAYLYNLTGTTAYEDEVNAESKAASSATAAIIDPSNFNQIWATAGYLKTNRTVHYQTLYSNMVSSVVSDAKNSETNYSGSRPSRRCTDNNTEYFHTETHVHRTILAHAVAATQADKDLFLNALICEADWNLGRNPANLIQMTTASTPLSSKRSVDAMYISGGNDGTPGQHPGMTPYFNTDDWGGNMIMGNPSWMCAFSYPANNTWPKGEVYFNTRWVYAHSEFTPQQTMRGKIALYGYLYGIRNGNNPVRQNPGVIDNLRNSAQLFRIERLANGNFALTFTGATEAGKRLQLYNCTGRLIKSIMLAGNRASVRLETATMDKGIYFLKVEAEGRKVCKMIAVF, from the coding sequence ATGCAAAATCGTGTTCCGTCCGCATTTGCGTCCGTCATCAGTTCAACTCTTCTTCTTTTTCTTTTCACAGTCCAACCTGTAAATGCCACGAAACTCGCCGAGGTTCGGGTCGTTGACAAGGATTATCTCGAGGTGTATTTCAAGGACGGCGACGTCTTTTTCGTTGACAACGGAAAGGGCCCCAGCGCGTTTCTCAACCTTGCCCACGACACGACCAACGAGATCCTCACCTACTACGGCACCGGACTCAACACCGCCACAGCGGTCACGACCGCCTCGTGGAAGCTCGCCTCAGCCGACGACGCGGCGTATGGGACCGCGGGACTCGCGCCCGTAAACTGCTTTCGCAAATCCAAGCTCAACGGCATGTACGAGGGGAGCTGGTCGGGCAGCGATTTCGTCTATTCGCACACCATGGAACACCATATTTACCTCAAGCTGCCGTCTTCCCTGGTGCAGGGCAAGACCTATACGCTGCAGATCGCCGCGGGCACCAACACCGATTCGACGTCCGCGACATTCACGTACGATATTTACAGCAGCCGCTCCGAGGCGGTGCATGTGAACCTGTCGGGGTATTCGGCGGCGCCGAACGTCAAGGCCGCCGACCTGTACGCCTGGCTCGGCGACGGCGGGGCCCGGGACTACTCCGGATTCGTCGGGAACAAAGTCTATATTGTCAACACCTCCACCGGAACGCCCCAGCAGACCGGCACGGTGTCGCTGTGGAAAACGAGCGCGGCGGAGGCGCAGGGCTACAACATGACCGGCTCGAACGTGTGGAAGGTTGATTTCACCGGCTTCACCACGCCGGGCACCTACCGTCTGGCGGTTGATGGCGTCGGGTGCAGCCAGGACTTCACCATCGCCGACACCATCTATCACGACCCGTTCATGGTCGCGGTCCGCGGCTATTTTTACATGCGCATCGGCCAGGACAGCGCCGGCATACGGCCCATTCCGCGGCGGCCGCTTTACATTCCGGGAAAAGACCCGGCCAACACCGTGGTGTACATCACCACCATGCAGCCCACCGATCCCGCTTGGACCACCTTTACCGGCGGCGACGTGTGGGACAATCCCGACGCCTGGGCGCCGTATAAAAACGGCAAGACCAATGCGAACGCCTACGGCGGCCACGCCGACGCGGCCGACTGGGACCGGAACATGAACCACATCTCCAATATTTACGACATGCTGTTCCCCTACATCCTCACGGGCGGGGCGCTTTCGGACGACAACCTGGGCATCGCCGAAAGCCGCAACGGCATCCCGGACATCATTGACGAAGCGAGAAACGAGGTCGATTTCTGGCTGCGGCTGCGCGACGGACAGGCGTATTCGTACGGACTCACCAATCCGGACGGCAACAACGTGCTTTACCAGGCGGGAACCAACGCTATAGCAGCGTGGGCAGCGGCCGCGGGCAGCGCCATGCTCGCCGAGGCGTTCCGCATCGCGGGAAACACCGCGCTTTCAAACGCCTACCGCGATTCCGCCGTCAACGCGTACAATTTCGCCGGCACGCTCGCCGACCAGATGCTCGACTTCAAGCAGAACGTGGGCGAAAGCACGGTGCGCGGCAGGGACCTCAAGATGACGGCCGCCGCCTACCTGTACAACCTTACCGGCACCACTGCCTACGAGGACGAGGTCAACGCCGAAAGCAAGGCCGCGTCCAGCGCCACCGCGGCGATCATCGACCCGAGCAACTTCAACCAAATCTGGGCCACGGCAGGCTATCTCAAGACGAACAGGACCGTGCATTACCAGACGCTCTACAGCAACATGGTGTCGTCGGTGGTGAGCGACGCGAAGAACAGCGAGACCAACTACAGCGGCTCGCGTCCGTCAAGACGCTGTACCGACAACAACACCGAGTATTTCCACACCGAAACGCACGTGCACCGCACGATCCTGGCCCATGCGGTCGCCGCGACCCAGGCCGACAAGGACCTGTTCCTCAACGCGCTCATTTGCGAGGCGGATTGGAACCTGGGCCGCAACCCGGCAAACCTGATCCAGATGACCACCGCGTCCACGCCCCTGTCGAGCAAGCGCAGCGTGGACGCCATGTACATCTCGGGCGGCAATGACGGCACGCCGGGCCAGCACCCGGGCATGACGCCCTATTTCAACACCGACGACTGGGGCGGCAACATGATCATGGGAAATCCGAGCTGGATGTGCGCGTTCAGCTACCCGGCCAACAACACGTGGCCCAAGGGCGAGGTCTATTTCAACACGCGCTGGGTGTACGCCCATTCGGAGTTCACGCCGCAGCAGACCATGCGGGGGAAGATCGCGCTGTACGGATACCTGTACGGGATAAGGAATGGGAACAACCCGGTGAGGCAGAACCCTGGCGTGATTGACAATTTAAGAAACTCGGCGCAGCTGTTCCGCATCGAACGCCTGGCCAACGGGAACTTCGCGTTGACCTTCACCGGCGCGACGGAGGCCGGCAAGCGGCTGCAGCTTTACAATTGCACAGGCAGGTTGATAAAGTCAATCATGCTCGCAGGCAATCGCGCGAGTGTCCGGCTGGAGACGGCCACCATGGATAAAGGGATTTATTTCCTGAAGGTCGAGGCGGAGGGAAGGAAGGTCTGTAAAATGATAGCTGTATTTTAA
- a CDS encoding IS110 family transposase: protein MDKKMQDWIVKGKEVFVGLDDAKKTWRVCVRSEKMAVHESSMPANYDVLRAYLRRRYPECTIKVMYEAGFRGFNLYDRLSEDGIECVVLPPHLMLEEKVNRVKTDRRDAWRLAKMLEGEEHLRGCHVPDKERREDRQACRTLNAVEKEIKSTRNRIRKLLQYHGIETAIPEEKAWGKSEFRSVEELSVGVVLRKPIKVLLSLLENLWTYQIELRKELLALSKNPRYQRAFAIARGLPGIGWLTAIRLVLELGEDFTRFSTGKSLANFLGLTGGEHSSGETEHKGRITGQGPTFVRSWMIESAWVSIRKDPVLREKFEKVRRNSGSKKKAIVAVARKLAVRLYACMVMNQEYQIGLVA from the coding sequence ATGGACAAGAAAATGCAAGATTGGATCGTAAAGGGGAAAGAAGTTTTTGTTGGACTTGATGATGCGAAGAAGACGTGGCGTGTATGCGTACGTTCTGAAAAGATGGCAGTTCACGAAAGCAGTATGCCTGCCAACTACGACGTGTTGCGTGCCTATTTAAGACGCCGATATCCGGAGTGTACGATCAAGGTGATGTATGAGGCGGGATTCAGGGGCTTTAACCTGTACGACCGTTTGAGTGAAGATGGGATTGAGTGTGTCGTGTTGCCACCACACTTGATGTTGGAAGAGAAGGTAAACCGAGTAAAGACGGATAGACGGGACGCATGGCGATTGGCGAAGATGCTTGAAGGCGAAGAGCATCTTCGCGGATGTCATGTACCTGATAAGGAACGGCGAGAGGACCGTCAGGCGTGCCGGACGCTGAATGCGGTGGAGAAGGAGATCAAGTCGACACGCAACCGGATTAGAAAGTTGCTGCAGTATCACGGTATCGAGACGGCGATACCGGAGGAGAAAGCATGGGGAAAGAGTGAATTTCGGAGCGTTGAGGAATTGTCGGTAGGTGTAGTGCTGCGGAAGCCGATCAAGGTGCTACTTTCACTTTTAGAGAATTTGTGGACATATCAAATTGAGTTGCGTAAGGAGCTACTAGCATTAAGTAAGAATCCGCGATACCAGAGGGCATTTGCAATAGCAAGAGGTCTTCCTGGGATAGGATGGCTGACGGCCATACGGCTGGTGCTGGAGCTTGGGGAAGATTTTACGAGATTCAGCACCGGCAAGTCGCTAGCAAATTTTCTTGGATTGACAGGAGGTGAACATTCTTCAGGGGAGACGGAACACAAAGGGAGAATAACCGGCCAGGGGCCGACGTTTGTCCGATCGTGGATGATAGAAAGCGCATGGGTAAGCATCCGAAAGGACCCAGTATTGCGTGAGAAATTCGAAAAGGTGAGGAGAAACTCGGGGAGTAAGAAGAAGGCTATTGTTGCGGTGGCACGCAAGCTTGCAGTAAGGCTGTATGCGTGTATGGTTATGAATCAAGAATATCAAATAGGTCTTGTTGCGTAG
- a CDS encoding adenylate/guanylate cyclase domain-containing protein codes for MKLLRRIGKSLLIGSAMGIAVALLFNLFFLKRVIDVLEDQTYYLRYHMLYEDNAPARADGMEEENDNGIYIIDIDEMSQHKLGKYWNWDRSYHAQMLRTLAKHDPAAVLFDIMFFDPDDKNYVSRFERLIDTCKSRTPGFTVPAPVYGPLLSSIDYDRRFIAATGQAGNVFHAVEMEEKRDYPGWAQSTIESKMTMEWHDSLHPSSALILPPLKRKQLFDKKPVIDGIFPELARAARDIGFVNMPPNSDGVVREIPLLYGFGDHTPVYLPISVRAAATLFGTPNGEIVFEPGRYLDIGRPLKAFKDSSGTLRFSYPNLTAPMVEAIIDKREAIMGCRPRATVEVASLLRVGRDKNGAAFVEMSCGLFPPSVSRALLDSGTGRMAALRKGDSLFLGPSMVVKRSSSDQWALTAPEGDGEWDLSAVDLETLGRLSRSDFDKVRPGEKRLLFYDFYVTNHDGTLASSLPIMNASVLKDLCTTGWAPIEKLAPGTRMDFGKPVRIPLTKDNRHIVTYFGPKTKTFQYKSFYEVLKDRVHGNLEGRIFLVGASVQGLFDIVPAPIDNRYPGVEVHASLLNSFLTNTFVTRLAPWQDFIILLMVAIIIGFMSFFLKPLVGAILSVAAVIGYFAVAMTIFGGSHLWIEIARPVLAILLTFTAVMAYRYITEEKDRKFLQSTFKQYLSPELIDRMYASRQLPMLGGDEHVRTAYFTDIQGFSTFSEKLGSPTRLVELLNEYLSEMTDILLKRDGMLDKYEGDAIIACFGAPMPMDDHAKQACLTALDMQRRLAELRKKWTAEGDKWPAIVHEMRMRIGINTGRIVTGNMGSKTRMNYTMMGDPVNLAARLESAAKQYGVFTMISNFTCDLVKNDFEVRQLDKITVVGKSEPVTIYELMAEKGKLSTGTAQMRDLYSKGMAHYCKQEWDKAVEVLNESEKLEPYRAFAKTTPSRELIRNCVKYRENPPGPGWEGVNRLTSK; via the coding sequence ATGAAATTGCTCAGGAGAATCGGGAAGAGCCTGCTCATCGGATCGGCCATGGGGATCGCTGTCGCCCTTTTATTCAACCTCTTTTTTTTAAAACGGGTCATCGACGTGCTTGAAGACCAGACCTATTACCTGCGCTATCATATGTTATACGAAGATAACGCGCCGGCCAGGGCGGACGGCATGGAGGAGGAAAACGACAACGGCATTTACATCATCGACATCGACGAGATGAGCCAGCACAAGCTCGGCAAGTATTGGAACTGGGACCGCTCGTACCATGCCCAGATGCTCAGGACGCTTGCGAAACACGACCCCGCGGCGGTCCTGTTCGACATCATGTTCTTTGATCCCGACGATAAAAATTACGTCTCGCGGTTCGAGCGCCTTATTGACACATGCAAAAGCAGGACGCCGGGGTTTACCGTGCCCGCGCCGGTATACGGGCCGCTTTTGTCGTCCATCGATTACGACCGGCGGTTCATCGCCGCCACCGGTCAGGCGGGGAACGTTTTTCATGCCGTTGAGATGGAAGAGAAACGCGACTATCCGGGCTGGGCGCAATCCACGATCGAATCGAAAATGACCATGGAATGGCACGATTCGCTCCATCCGTCGTCGGCCCTTATTCTGCCGCCGCTCAAGCGGAAGCAACTTTTCGATAAAAAGCCGGTCATCGACGGCATATTCCCGGAACTCGCCCGGGCCGCGCGGGACATCGGGTTTGTCAATATGCCGCCCAACTCGGACGGCGTTGTCCGCGAGATCCCGCTTCTGTACGGCTTCGGCGACCATACGCCCGTGTACCTGCCCATCAGCGTGCGCGCGGCCGCGACCCTGTTCGGCACGCCCAACGGCGAGATCGTGTTCGAGCCGGGACGCTATCTCGACATCGGCAGGCCCCTCAAGGCCTTCAAAGACTCAAGCGGCACGCTCAGGTTCTCCTACCCCAACCTCACCGCCCCCATGGTGGAAGCGATAATTGACAAAAGGGAAGCAATCATGGGCTGCAGGCCTCGTGCCACGGTGGAGGTCGCGTCGCTGCTCAGGGTCGGCAGGGACAAGAACGGCGCCGCGTTCGTCGAGATGTCGTGCGGGCTGTTCCCGCCGTCGGTCTCCCGCGCGCTCCTCGACTCAGGCACCGGCAGGATGGCGGCGTTGAGAAAAGGTGATTCGCTTTTCCTCGGGCCTTCCATGGTTGTCAAGCGGTCCTCTTCGGACCAGTGGGCGCTCACCGCGCCCGAGGGCGACGGCGAATGGGATTTGTCGGCAGTGGACCTCGAGACGCTGGGCCGGCTCAGCCGTTCCGATTTTGACAAGGTCCGTCCCGGTGAAAAAAGACTTCTGTTTTACGATTTTTACGTGACGAACCATGACGGCACTCTCGCATCCTCGCTGCCAATCATGAACGCGTCGGTGCTCAAGGATTTGTGCACTACGGGCTGGGCGCCAATCGAAAAACTGGCCCCCGGCACGCGCATGGACTTCGGCAAACCGGTGAGGATACCGCTCACCAAAGACAACCGCCACATTGTCACTTATTTCGGACCCAAGACAAAGACCTTTCAATATAAAAGCTTTTATGAAGTCTTAAAGGACCGCGTGCATGGCAATCTGGAAGGCAGGATTTTCCTCGTGGGCGCCTCGGTGCAGGGCCTTTTCGACATCGTGCCAGCGCCCATCGACAACCGGTACCCGGGCGTGGAGGTGCACGCGTCGCTCCTCAATTCCTTTTTGACCAACACCTTTGTCACGCGGCTTGCGCCGTGGCAGGACTTCATCATCCTGCTCATGGTGGCCATCATCATCGGGTTCATGTCGTTTTTCCTCAAGCCGCTTGTCGGCGCGATTTTGAGCGTGGCCGCGGTGATCGGGTACTTTGCCGTCGCGATGACCATTTTCGGCGGCAGCCATCTGTGGATCGAGATCGCGCGCCCCGTGCTCGCCATCCTGCTCACGTTCACTGCCGTGATGGCCTACCGCTACATCACCGAGGAGAAGGACCGCAAGTTCCTGCAGAGCACCTTCAAACAGTACCTGTCGCCCGAGCTCATCGACCGGATGTACGCCTCACGGCAGCTGCCCATGCTCGGCGGCGACGAGCATGTCCGCACCGCGTATTTCACCGACATCCAGGGGTTCTCGACGTTCTCCGAGAAGCTTGGTTCCCCGACGCGCCTCGTGGAGCTGCTCAACGAATACCTTTCGGAGATGACCGACATCCTGCTGAAGCGCGACGGCATGCTTGACAAATACGAGGGCGACGCGATCATCGCGTGCTTCGGCGCGCCCATGCCCATGGACGACCACGCCAAGCAGGCGTGCCTCACCGCGCTCGACATGCAGCGCCGGCTGGCAGAGCTGCGGAAGAAATGGACGGCGGAGGGCGACAAGTGGCCCGCCATCGTGCACGAAATGCGCATGCGCATCGGCATCAACACCGGGCGCATCGTCACCGGCAACATGGGCTCCAAGACGCGCATGAACTACACCATGATGGGCGACCCCGTGAACCTCGCGGCGCGGCTGGAGAGCGCCGCAAAGCAGTACGGCGTGTTCACCATGATCAGCAACTTCACCTGCGACCTGGTGAAAAACGATTTCGAGGTGCGGCAGCTCGACAAAATCACCGTGGTGGGAAAATCCGAGCCGGTGACCATCTACGAGCTCATGGCCGAAAAGGGGAAGCTTTCCACCGGAACCGCGCAGATGCGGGACCTATATTCAAAGGGCATGGCGCACTATTGCAAACAGGAATGGGACAAGGCCGTTGAGGTGCTTAACGAATCGGAAAAACTCGAGCCGTACCGGGCGTTTGCAAAGACCACGCCGAGCAGGGAGCTCATCAGGAACTGCGTCAAGTACAGGGAAAACCCGCCCGGCCCCGGTTGGGAGGGCGTGAACCGGCTGACGTCGAAGTAA
- a CDS encoding ARMT1-like domain-containing protein: protein MKFVPECLACFVDDITGALDMLHAPAAGGAAVLSESLAYLSGHIADGMPPSYYITELHRILKRRLGVKMPFARLRAACLKAGMAIARRVEKRASALSGERRFRYLVRWAIAANSLDFRTAGAGYGLTAARAEKTIAGYFRKGLDVDHCRRIHAAAWRAKSIVYIPDNVGELPFDKLLVGLLSSYGADVTVPLRGGPITSDAVMADARAAGMQHAASRLIGAGPDTLGISFREMSRALSAALSRADLVIAKGQANYYVLSEFGRRYPRATIACLFTAKCGPVWEKFGCSGKASIAAIIQNVKTGGNPK, encoded by the coding sequence ATGAAATTCGTCCCCGAATGCCTCGCCTGTTTCGTGGATGACATAACGGGAGCGCTTGACATGCTCCACGCGCCGGCCGCCGGAGGCGCGGCCGTGCTCAGCGAGTCGCTTGCCTACCTTTCCGGCCATATCGCCGACGGGATGCCCCCCTCGTATTATATCACCGAGCTCCACCGTATCCTCAAGCGCCGCCTCGGCGTCAAGATGCCCTTTGCAAGGCTGCGCGCCGCGTGCCTGAAGGCGGGAATGGCAATCGCCCGCAGGGTCGAAAAGAGGGCCTCGGCGCTGAGCGGCGAGCGCAGGTTCAGGTATCTTGTACGGTGGGCGATTGCGGCAAACAGCCTTGACTTCCGCACCGCGGGCGCGGGCTACGGCCTCACCGCCGCGCGGGCCGAAAAAACCATTGCCGGGTATTTTCGCAAAGGGCTCGACGTCGACCATTGCCGCCGCATCCACGCGGCGGCGTGGCGGGCCAAATCGATCGTTTACATACCGGACAACGTGGGCGAGCTCCCCTTTGACAAGCTTCTGGTCGGCCTTCTTTCGTCGTACGGCGCCGATGTCACCGTGCCGCTGCGCGGCGGGCCCATCACCAGCGATGCGGTGATGGCCGACGCAAGGGCCGCCGGGATGCAGCACGCGGCTTCGCGGCTCATTGGTGCCGGCCCCGACACGCTCGGAATTTCTTTTAGGGAAATGAGCCGCGCGCTGTCGGCCGCGCTGTCCCGCGCCGACCTGGTGATCGCAAAAGGCCAGGCCAATTACTACGTGCTTTCGGAATTCGGCCGCCGGTACCCGCGTGCGACCATCGCCTGCCTGTTCACCGCGAAATGCGGACCGGTGTGGGAAAAATTCGGCTGCAGCGGCAAGGCGTCCATTGCCGCGATCATACAGAACGTAAAAACCGGAGGCAACCCCAAATGA